The following coding sequences are from one Saprospiraceae bacterium window:
- the trmD gene encoding tRNA (guanosine(37)-N1)-methyltransferase TrmD translates to MKIDIIAAVPELLQGPFSHSILKRANEKGLLEINLIDLRDYGLGQYKQIDDYAFGGGAGMVLMAEPLVNCIEKLKSQSKYDEIVYLSPDGKTLTQQTANKLSLKDNLLLICGHYKGIDQRVRDHWITMEISIGDYVLSGGELAAAVLVDTIGRLIPGVLNDETSALTDSFQDKLLAPPVYTRPADFRGYPVPEILLSGHAKNIEEWRQEESFKKTKTLRPDLLEE, encoded by the coding sequence ATGAAAATTGATATTATTGCAGCAGTCCCAGAATTATTGCAAGGCCCATTTTCGCATAGTATTCTAAAACGAGCAAATGAAAAGGGTTTACTCGAGATTAACTTAATTGACTTACGCGATTATGGTCTTGGCCAGTATAAACAAATTGATGATTATGCTTTTGGTGGTGGTGCCGGGATGGTATTGATGGCAGAACCTCTTGTAAATTGTATAGAAAAACTAAAGAGTCAGTCAAAATATGACGAAATTGTTTATTTAAGCCCAGATGGCAAAACATTGACTCAACAGACAGCAAACAAACTCTCTTTGAAAGATAACTTATTGTTGATATGTGGGCATTATAAAGGCATTGATCAACGGGTAAGAGATCATTGGATTACAATGGAAATATCGATTGGGGATTATGTTTTGAGTGGTGGAGAACTTGCTGCAGCGGTCTTGGTAGATACAATAGGTAGATTAATTCCCGGGGTACTCAATGATGAAACATCCGCTTTGACAGATTCATTTCAAGATAAACTTCTCGCTCCACCGGTATATACAAGACCAGCAGATTTCAGAGGTTATCCTGTTCCTGAAATACTACTGTCTGGACATGCTAAAAATATTGAGGAATGGAGACAAGAGGAATCATTTAAAAAAACCAAAACTTTAAGACCCGATTTACTGGAGGAGTAA
- a CDS encoding dipeptidase, producing MQNVQSYINAHKKRYLDELLDFLKIPSVSADPKHAKDVRATAEFVAKALTQAKVDHVKIHETKGHPIVYGEKIIDPKKPTILIYGHYDVQPPDPLHLWDSPPFEPVIKKTPLHPDGAIFARGSCDDKGQVYMHIKAVEAMLANDELPCNVKFLVEGEEEVGSSNLEQFCRSNKDLLKCSTILISDTSIIANKVPSLTVGLRGLSYLEVEVVGPNRDLHSGVYGGAVGNPVNILCEMIASLKDKKGRITIPGFYDDVLKLKPTERKALNKAPFKINEYKKDLGVKDVQGEQGYTVIEQTSIRPTLDVNGIWGGYIGEGAKTVLPSKASAKISMRLVPNQNSETITKLFTKHFEKIAPKSVQVSVKPHHGGEAAVTPTDTAEYAAAMAAMKKTFGKNPIPVRSGGSIPIVALFEKVLKAKSVLMGFGLDSDNIHSPNEHYGVFNYYKGIETIPYFFQFYAESKTK from the coding sequence ATGCAAAACGTACAATCGTATATCAACGCTCATAAAAAAAGATATCTGGATGAATTATTGGACTTTCTCAAGATTCCATCCGTATCGGCTGATCCTAAGCACGCAAAAGATGTCCGTGCTACGGCCGAATTTGTAGCAAAAGCCCTGACTCAAGCAAAAGTAGATCATGTTAAAATCCATGAGACTAAAGGTCATCCGATTGTTTATGGGGAGAAAATAATTGATCCAAAAAAACCTACGATACTGATTTATGGACACTATGATGTACAACCTCCGGATCCACTTCATTTGTGGGATTCACCACCATTCGAACCTGTAATCAAGAAAACTCCACTACATCCGGACGGTGCTATCTTTGCCAGAGGGTCTTGTGACGACAAAGGCCAAGTTTATATGCACATTAAAGCTGTTGAAGCAATGTTAGCAAATGATGAGCTGCCTTGCAATGTCAAATTTCTTGTTGAAGGTGAAGAAGAAGTTGGCTCATCAAATCTGGAGCAATTTTGTAGGTCAAATAAAGATTTGCTCAAGTGCTCTACCATATTAATTTCTGATACCTCTATTATTGCAAACAAGGTTCCATCCCTTACAGTAGGATTGAGAGGGTTGAGCTATCTGGAAGTTGAAGTCGTCGGGCCGAACAGGGATTTACATTCCGGCGTTTATGGCGGTGCTGTAGGGAATCCTGTCAATATTCTGTGCGAAATGATCGCTTCTTTGAAAGACAAAAAAGGTCGAATTACTATCCCAGGATTTTATGATGACGTGCTCAAGTTAAAGCCTACAGAAAGAAAAGCTTTGAACAAAGCCCCATTCAAAATAAATGAATATAAAAAAGACTTAGGTGTGAAAGATGTTCAGGGTGAACAAGGCTATACGGTGATCGAACAAACATCTATCAGACCAACTCTGGATGTTAATGGAATCTGGGGTGGCTATATAGGAGAAGGTGCCAAAACAGTCCTTCCCTCTAAAGCATCCGCAAAAATTTCGATGCGTTTAGTTCCGAACCAAAATTCGGAAACCATAACGAAATTATTTACCAAACATTTTGAGAAAATAGCTCCAAAATCTGTTCAAGTCAGTGTAAAACCTCACCATGGTGGAGAAGCTGCAGTTACACCGACTGATACAGCTGAATATGCTGCTGCAATGGCTGCAATGAAAAAAACCTTTGGCAAAAATCCTATTCCTGTAAGGAGCGGAGGATCCATTCCAATTGTTGCATTATTTGAAAAAGTACTCAAAGCAAAATCAGTATTAATGGGATTTGGTCTGGACTCAGACAATATACATTCACCTAATGAACACTATGGTGTGTTTAATTACTACAAGGGAATTGAAACAATACCTTACTTTTTTCAATTCTATGCTGAATCTAAAACAAAGTAA
- a CDS encoding FKBP-type peptidyl-prolyl cis-trans isomerase, with protein sequence MDSFSYSLGILIGNNLKNEGITNISAPDLVEALEDVLMGKGKIAVQNANELVQKTMSEKAALQSAGVKEEGEKFLAENKNKPGIITTPSGLQYEVIQMGTGKKPSLQDKVKTHYHGTLINGKVFDSSVQRGEPISFPVNGVIKGWTEALQLMPVGSKFKLYIPYQLAYGERGAGADIKPFSALIFEVELLDIEQ encoded by the coding sequence ATGGATTCATTTTCGTACAGCTTAGGAATTTTAATTGGAAATAATTTAAAAAACGAAGGAATCACTAACATCTCTGCACCAGACTTAGTGGAAGCATTGGAAGATGTACTAATGGGGAAAGGTAAAATTGCAGTACAAAACGCAAATGAGCTCGTACAAAAGACAATGTCGGAAAAAGCTGCTTTGCAAAGTGCTGGAGTTAAAGAAGAAGGTGAAAAATTTCTTGCAGAGAACAAAAACAAACCAGGGATCATTACTACGCCTTCAGGCCTCCAATATGAGGTGATCCAAATGGGAACGGGTAAAAAACCAAGCCTGCAGGATAAAGTTAAAACTCATTATCATGGGACTTTGATTAATGGAAAAGTATTTGATAGCTCAGTACAGAGAGGTGAGCCCATCTCATTTCCTGTCAATGGGGTTATAAAAGGTTGGACTGAAGCGCTCCAACTGATGCCGGTAGGTTCTAAATTTAAATTGTACATTCCCTATCAACTTGCTTACGGTGAGCGCGGCGCAGGAGCAGATATAAAACCATTTTCAGCATTAATTTTTGAAGTAGAATTACTCGATATAGAGCAATAA
- a CDS encoding glycosyl hydrolase, producing MQKAILLIISFLCNLHIVLQGQENPHQKIFEAVQWRELGPPRAGRVSGVCGVNSDLQTYYMATTGGGVWKTSDKGESWNNISDGYFGGSVGAVEISASDPDILYAGTGEETLRGNMSSGNGIWRSTDAGRTWTHMGLAGTKQISRVRIHRKDPNNVLVAAIGNVFRPGPERGIFKSIDGGKNWKKVLYISDTVGASDLAIDPINSQIMYAGMWHVLRNPYQFVSGGSGSGIYKSMDGGESWQNLTQNEGLPEGIWGKVTLSICPQRPERIYAMIENLNGGLYRSDDSGKTWEKVNSENKLRQRSWYFTRVYADPKNPDGVYVLNVSLHYSKDGGKTFSEVNTSHGDHHDLWLDPSNSQRMIVGHDGGAQISENGGKSWSSIYNQPTAQFYRVNVDNHVPFRIYAAQQDNSAIRINSRSVGNKIGFADWESTAGGESGYIVPNPIDPEIVIGGSYGGYLTLYDHNRDISQAINVWPDNPIGHGAEDLKYRFQWNFPIFYSAHDSTKLYVASNHLHVSKDRGQSWSTISPDLTKNDKSRQKASGGPVTKDNTSVEYYCTIFCAAESPAVEGLLWTGSDDGLVFVSKDAGKNWTNVSPPLLPDWTLINSIEPDPKDPSVCYLAATSYKNGDDRPYLFRTNDFGKTWMLITKGIAQDHFTRCIRVDALDPSVLYAGTEKGIYISYNKGELWYPLQQNLPITPITDLVIKNNSLIASTQGRGLWIIDNLEPIRKANKSIQKPQLFTPNPSLRDYGSSQEKPTPHGKNLPSEIMLYSYFPNWSKKDTALIFLISDSNDTVSISSNFPTASQNKVEIKAGSNLILIPYTGSPATSFDNMVLWWSSLKGPSAYPGQYKIILKSNAFTDSLYCRIDKDPRFPVTDEDVKKNYDFIKSLRNKIDEAHKCILEMRDIKNQMNNFFSGLPDSDSLKELKLIKSEIDSIFTQVEQNLYQTKNKSNQDPINYPIKLTNKLGHLIALYGESSFPPPQQAIEFRDETFVKVDQEINRYKITASTQLQTLNEKIRILQLDAIRPKKIENKKS from the coding sequence ATGCAAAAAGCAATTTTACTTATCATTTCCTTCTTATGTAACCTGCACATTGTACTGCAAGGACAAGAAAATCCCCATCAGAAAATTTTTGAGGCGGTCCAATGGCGAGAGCTTGGCCCACCAAGAGCAGGTAGAGTCAGCGGTGTTTGCGGTGTCAATTCTGATTTACAAACCTATTATATGGCAACCACAGGAGGTGGTGTTTGGAAAACTTCAGACAAAGGCGAATCATGGAATAATATATCTGATGGATACTTTGGAGGATCAGTAGGTGCTGTAGAAATTTCTGCCAGTGACCCGGACATATTATATGCAGGAACAGGAGAGGAAACATTGAGAGGAAATATGTCGTCGGGTAATGGTATTTGGAGATCAACCGATGCTGGGAGAACTTGGACTCATATGGGATTAGCGGGAACCAAACAAATCAGCCGCGTCCGCATTCATAGAAAAGACCCAAACAATGTCCTAGTAGCGGCGATAGGAAATGTATTCAGACCCGGTCCGGAAAGGGGGATTTTCAAGTCAATAGATGGTGGAAAAAATTGGAAAAAAGTGCTTTACATCTCAGACACTGTAGGCGCCTCCGATTTAGCAATAGATCCAATAAACTCTCAGATCATGTATGCCGGTATGTGGCATGTTCTCAGAAATCCATATCAGTTTGTAAGCGGTGGATCCGGTAGCGGTATTTACAAATCAATGGACGGCGGAGAAAGCTGGCAAAATCTGACACAAAATGAAGGGTTACCTGAAGGTATTTGGGGTAAGGTTACCCTCAGTATTTGTCCCCAGCGACCGGAGAGAATATATGCAATGATAGAGAACTTAAATGGGGGTCTTTACAGATCAGATGATTCAGGAAAAACCTGGGAGAAAGTGAATTCGGAAAACAAACTGAGGCAACGCTCATGGTATTTTACACGCGTTTATGCTGACCCGAAAAATCCCGATGGCGTTTATGTACTCAATGTTTCATTACATTACTCCAAGGATGGCGGCAAAACTTTCAGTGAAGTCAACACTTCTCACGGGGATCATCATGATCTTTGGCTTGACCCTTCAAACTCCCAGCGGATGATCGTTGGACACGATGGAGGTGCCCAAATTTCTGAGAATGGAGGAAAAAGTTGGTCCAGTATTTACAATCAACCAACTGCACAATTTTATAGAGTAAATGTAGATAACCATGTCCCGTTTAGGATTTATGCAGCTCAACAAGACAACAGCGCTATTCGAATAAATTCAAGATCAGTCGGTAATAAAATAGGTTTTGCTGATTGGGAATCAACAGCCGGCGGAGAATCCGGGTATATTGTGCCAAATCCCATTGACCCTGAAATCGTAATCGGTGGTTCTTATGGCGGTTACCTTACTCTTTATGATCACAATCGAGACATTTCGCAAGCTATAAATGTATGGCCGGACAATCCTATTGGACATGGAGCTGAGGATTTGAAATATCGTTTCCAGTGGAATTTTCCGATTTTCTATTCTGCTCACGATTCAACCAAATTGTATGTTGCTTCCAATCACCTTCATGTCAGCAAGGACCGTGGACAAAGTTGGTCAACCATAAGTCCTGACCTCACGAAAAATGATAAATCCCGCCAAAAAGCTTCCGGAGGTCCTGTGACTAAAGACAATACATCAGTTGAATATTATTGCACTATATTTTGTGCAGCCGAGTCTCCAGCAGTTGAGGGTTTGCTCTGGACGGGTTCTGACGATGGTTTAGTCTTCGTAAGCAAAGATGCAGGAAAAAATTGGACAAATGTCAGTCCTCCTCTACTGCCGGATTGGACGCTTATCAATTCTATTGAACCTGATCCTAAGGATCCATCCGTGTGTTATTTGGCGGCTACTTCATATAAAAATGGAGATGATCGTCCCTACCTTTTTCGTACAAATGATTTTGGCAAAACTTGGATGTTGATCACCAAAGGAATAGCACAAGATCATTTCACTCGTTGTATTAGAGTGGATGCGCTCGATCCCTCTGTGCTCTATGCAGGCACAGAAAAAGGAATTTATATCAGTTATAATAAAGGAGAACTCTGGTATCCGCTACAACAGAATCTCCCCATCACACCAATCACTGATCTGGTCATCAAAAACAATTCACTTATAGCCAGTACTCAAGGTCGAGGATTATGGATAATAGACAACCTGGAACCCATTCGGAAAGCCAATAAATCGATCCAGAAACCTCAACTTTTCACTCCTAACCCTTCGCTTCGAGATTATGGATCATCACAAGAAAAACCAACACCTCATGGAAAAAATCTTCCCTCAGAAATAATGCTATATTCATATTTTCCAAACTGGTCAAAAAAAGACACCGCTCTTATTTTTCTCATCAGCGATTCAAACGATACCGTATCTATATCAAGCAATTTTCCTACTGCTTCTCAAAATAAAGTGGAGATCAAAGCAGGCAGCAATTTAATATTAATACCCTATACCGGCAGCCCGGCGACATCATTTGACAATATGGTGTTGTGGTGGTCTTCATTGAAAGGCCCATCAGCTTACCCGGGTCAATATAAGATAATTTTAAAATCTAATGCTTTTACAGATTCACTTTATTGTAGAATTGATAAAGATCCTAGATTTCCTGTCACTGACGAGGATGTGAAAAAAAATTATGATTTTATTAAATCATTGAGGAATAAAATCGACGAAGCACATAAATGTATCTTAGAAATGAGAGACATAAAAAATCAAATGAATAATTTCTTCTCAGGACTACCTGATTCAGATTCTTTGAAAGAACTCAAACTCATCAAGTCCGAAATAGACTCTATTTTTACGCAGGTTGAACAAAACTTATACCAAACAAAAAATAAAAGCAATCAGGATCCTATCAACTATCCCATCAAGTTGACGAATAAACTTGGGCATCTGATCGCGCTCTACGGTGAAAGTTCATTTCCTCCACCTCAGCAGGCTATTGAGTTTAGAGATGAAACTTTTGTTAAAGTGGATCAAGAGATTAATCGCTATAAAATAACGGCATCTACACAATTACAAACTTTGAATGAAAAAATAAGAATTCTGCAATTGGATGCTATTCGACCCAAAAAAATCGAAAATAAAAAGAGCTAA
- a CDS encoding tRNA-(ms[2]io[6]A)-hydroxylase has protein sequence MPRAKELTTLGLQLPTDPRWTNLAEMSLEDILTDHAYCEQKAASACISLVQQFPDRVELVRQVSPIVTEEWGHFRLVIQELDKRNLNLGFQRKDLYVHGLLSFQKKGGSREDRLLDQLLTCALIEARSCERFKLLSQELEDEDLQKFYHHFMVSEAGHYKMFIELSEHYFPKEIVRKRWEQFLDHEEKLMASMEIRGDRMH, from the coding sequence ATGCCTCGAGCAAAGGAATTAACAACACTTGGTTTGCAGCTACCGACTGATCCGAGGTGGACAAATCTGGCCGAAATGTCTTTGGAAGATATATTAACCGACCATGCGTATTGTGAACAAAAGGCTGCAAGTGCTTGTATCTCTTTAGTCCAGCAGTTTCCTGATAGAGTCGAGTTGGTGCGACAAGTCTCTCCGATAGTTACAGAAGAGTGGGGCCACTTTAGATTGGTCATTCAGGAGTTGGATAAACGGAACTTGAATCTCGGTTTTCAAAGAAAAGACTTGTACGTGCATGGTCTCCTGTCTTTTCAAAAAAAAGGCGGAAGTCGAGAAGATAGATTACTGGATCAGCTTCTCACTTGTGCATTGATTGAAGCCCGGAGCTGTGAACGATTCAAGCTGCTTTCTCAAGAATTGGAGGATGAGGATTTGCAAAAATTTTATCACCATTTTATGGTATCTGAGGCCGGACATTACAAGATGTTTATCGAGCTGTCAGAACATTATTTCCCAAAAGAGATTGTCAGAAAAAGGTGGGAGCAGTTTTTAGATCATGAAGAGAAACTTATGGCATCCATGGAGATCCGAGGAGACAGAATGCATTAA
- a CDS encoding DUF1501 domain-containing protein, with product MKNQKINRRNFMGSMSCAALGYATLSNSILNLKAINALASANSALDPGYKALVCIMKSGGNDSYNMLVPTTPDEYKLYKETRSQIALDSKDILSLNTINTPGRTFGLHPSMTGIRKMFNEGKVSFISNIGTLVEPVKRDQVYLQNAKLPLGLLSHSDQSQQWQTAVLNDRASSGWGGRMADLIKDQNREQNISMNISISGTNLFQEGNETIEYVIDRREGSTGITGYGAQGEWDYFNKARTRALDSLIDHNYKDIFQKAYMDVIRSGRDGHLKFSEALGSVPEFQTVYSETELSDSLKMIARTIASHEKLGFKRQIFFVDYYGWDHHDEVLQNQLDMLGEVDDAMTSFYNTLEELNLTRQVTTFTVSEFGRSLTSNGNGTDHAWGGNVMVMGGDLFGSRIFGTYPSMDLQDELNVYDGVLIPTTPVDLYFAELALWMGVSRNDLAYLFPNLSNVYNINSGAAPLGFLHL from the coding sequence ATGAAAAATCAAAAAATCAATCGCAGGAATTTTATGGGTTCTATGAGCTGTGCAGCTCTTGGTTATGCAACGCTTTCGAATTCTATACTAAATTTAAAAGCAATTAATGCTCTGGCTTCTGCAAACTCAGCCCTAGACCCTGGGTACAAAGCTTTAGTATGTATCATGAAATCAGGAGGAAATGACTCTTATAATATGCTGGTTCCAACTACTCCGGATGAATACAAATTGTATAAAGAAACAAGGTCGCAAATTGCTTTGGATTCGAAAGATATTTTGAGTTTGAATACCATCAACACTCCTGGCAGGACCTTTGGGCTTCATCCTTCCATGACCGGAATCAGAAAAATGTTTAATGAGGGAAAGGTTTCATTTATTTCTAATATAGGAACATTAGTTGAGCCTGTAAAACGCGATCAGGTTTATTTGCAGAATGCCAAATTACCTCTTGGGTTACTGTCACATTCTGATCAGAGCCAACAATGGCAGACAGCTGTGCTCAATGATCGCGCTTCCTCCGGATGGGGAGGAAGGATGGCTGATTTGATTAAAGATCAAAATAGAGAACAGAATATTTCAATGAATATTTCAATCTCCGGTACCAACTTGTTTCAAGAAGGAAATGAAACGATTGAATATGTGATAGATCGTAGGGAGGGAAGCACAGGTATAACCGGATATGGAGCACAAGGAGAGTGGGATTATTTTAATAAAGCGAGAACGAGGGCCTTGGATTCATTGATCGACCATAATTATAAGGATATATTCCAGAAAGCTTATATGGATGTAATCAGGAGTGGGAGAGACGGTCATTTGAAGTTTAGTGAGGCACTAGGATCTGTTCCGGAATTCCAAACAGTGTATTCAGAGACTGAGCTTTCCGATTCGCTTAAAATGATAGCAAGGACAATCGCAAGTCATGAAAAATTAGGTTTTAAACGCCAAATATTTTTTGTAGATTATTATGGATGGGATCACCATGACGAAGTTTTACAGAATCAATTGGACATGCTGGGAGAAGTCGATGATGCAATGACTAGTTTTTATAATACTCTGGAGGAACTTAATCTTACAAGACAGGTTACTACCTTTACAGTTTCTGAATTTGGAAGATCTCTAACTTCTAATGGAAATGGTACTGATCATGCCTGGGGTGGCAATGTGATGGTGATGGGAGGTGATTTATTTGGGTCAAGAATTTTTGGCACATATCCCTCCATGGATTTGCAGGATGAGTTGAATGTGTATGATGGTGTATTGATACCTACCACTCCGGTTGATTTATATTTTGCAGAGCTCGCACTTTGGATGGGTGTTTCAAGAAACGATCTTGCTTATTTATTTCCAAATCTATCCAATGTGTACAATATCAATTCTGGGGCAGCGCCGCTTGGATTTTTGCATCTTTAA
- a CDS encoding S9 family peptidase produces MSKYSLFYFILPLMTFIPSCQRKLSEDTTPPPRSGWVYPKSQKQAVTDDYFGTKVNDPYRWLEDDNSVETKNWVESQNKLTFSYLDKIPYRHKLNQRITELYNYQRCGVPKMTNSGNLYFFKNNGTQNHDILYLRQKAQTQDQEILNPNQFSADGTSSLTDYAISNDEKYLAYQVSSSGSDWNEIKVMDLNNKNVLKDHLQWVKFSSTSWKGDGFYYSRFPEPQKGDALSGKNEYHGIYYHKLGTDQTEDQLVFRDNDHPFRNFYTKVTEDERFLIITASESTSGNALGVLDLSDRQNKINWIVENFNDDYYYTGILGDELFFSTNADAANWKIVSFNVKNSRSNLQQTIIPESKDAVIDGSTFCGKYILVRTIKNATHQLQLFFTNGNLYRTIELPEMGSVGEFNGLATSHEMYFSFHSFLRPNTVFNYDMNSSKSSVFFKPNLTYNPDLYTTEQIWYKSKDGTSIPMFLTHLKNKPTGSLTPTLLYGYGGFDIPVMPAFNPARIPIIENGGLFAVANIRGGGEFGKNWHLAGTKQNKQNVFDDFIAAADYLVTHNYCTRKTLAIEGRSNGGLLIGACITQRPDLCQVAFPIVGVLDMLRYHKFTIGWAWATDYGSSESETDFNYLIKYSPLHNLKPNNYPSTMVVTADHDDRVVPAHSFKFTATLQEAQKSTRPAMIRVDVGAGHGAGKPTHKKIAESADMTSFMFDQMGITPKY; encoded by the coding sequence ATGTCGAAATACAGTCTTTTTTATTTTATTTTGCCCCTTATGACCTTCATCCCAAGCTGCCAACGCAAACTCAGTGAGGACACAACTCCACCCCCACGATCCGGTTGGGTTTATCCTAAAAGCCAAAAGCAAGCGGTGACAGATGATTATTTCGGCACTAAAGTAAATGATCCATACCGCTGGCTCGAGGATGACAATTCAGTTGAAACAAAAAATTGGGTTGAGTCACAAAACAAATTGACCTTCTCTTATCTAGACAAAATTCCCTATCGCCATAAGCTCAATCAACGAATTACCGAGTTGTATAATTACCAAAGGTGTGGCGTCCCCAAAATGACAAATTCAGGAAATTTGTATTTTTTTAAAAATAATGGCACTCAAAATCATGATATCTTATACTTACGTCAAAAAGCTCAAACTCAGGATCAGGAAATTCTGAACCCAAATCAGTTTTCTGCGGATGGAACGAGTTCGTTGACAGATTATGCTATTTCAAATGATGAAAAATACCTTGCATACCAGGTTTCATCCTCCGGCTCGGATTGGAATGAAATAAAAGTAATGGATCTGAACAACAAAAATGTTCTCAAAGATCATTTGCAATGGGTGAAATTTTCATCAACATCATGGAAAGGTGATGGATTTTATTATAGCAGATTTCCTGAACCTCAAAAAGGTGATGCCTTATCTGGAAAAAACGAATACCATGGAATTTATTACCACAAACTGGGTACTGACCAAACTGAAGATCAGCTTGTCTTTAGGGATAATGACCACCCCTTTAGAAATTTTTATACAAAAGTCACTGAAGATGAGCGCTTTCTCATTATTACCGCTTCAGAGTCTACAAGTGGCAATGCCTTGGGAGTTTTGGATCTATCAGACAGGCAAAATAAGATTAATTGGATAGTTGAAAATTTTAACGATGACTATTACTACACCGGGATATTAGGTGATGAGCTTTTCTTTTCTACAAACGCAGATGCTGCAAATTGGAAAATAGTCTCATTTAATGTAAAGAATTCAAGAAGTAACTTACAGCAAACCATCATTCCAGAATCAAAAGATGCTGTCATTGACGGAAGTACTTTCTGTGGCAAATATATACTCGTCCGAACTATCAAAAATGCCACCCACCAACTTCAATTGTTCTTCACAAATGGAAATCTGTATCGAACCATTGAATTGCCGGAAATGGGCTCTGTTGGAGAATTCAATGGATTAGCTACTTCTCATGAAATGTACTTTAGCTTTCATTCATTTCTCAGGCCAAATACAGTCTTTAACTATGATATGAACAGCTCCAAATCTAGTGTTTTCTTCAAGCCAAATCTCACCTACAATCCGGATCTTTACACGACTGAGCAAATCTGGTATAAAAGTAAGGATGGTACTTCTATCCCAATGTTTCTTACTCATTTAAAAAACAAACCTACAGGTTCTTTGACTCCAACTTTGTTGTATGGCTATGGAGGATTCGACATCCCTGTTATGCCTGCTTTCAACCCAGCCCGTATACCTATCATAGAAAATGGTGGCCTGTTTGCTGTAGCAAATATCAGAGGAGGGGGTGAATTTGGAAAAAATTGGCACCTTGCCGGAACCAAACAAAATAAACAAAATGTTTTTGATGATTTTATCGCAGCAGCAGATTATCTGGTAACTCACAACTACTGCACTAGAAAAACTTTAGCCATTGAAGGAAGATCCAATGGCGGACTACTTATTGGCGCTTGTATCACACAACGACCGGATCTTTGTCAGGTTGCATTTCCGATAGTTGGAGTCCTCGATATGCTGAGGTACCATAAATTTACCATAGGTTGGGCCTGGGCTACAGATTATGGAAGTTCAGAGTCAGAGACAGATTTTAATTATTTGATTAAATATTCTCCCCTTCACAACCTAAAACCAAACAATTATCCTTCAACGATGGTTGTTACAGCAGATCATGACGACCGCGTGGTACCTGCACATTCATTCAAATTTACTGCTACATTGCAAGAAGCTCAAAAGTCAACAAGACCTGCTATGATTCGTGTCGATGTAGGTGCCGGACACGGTGCCGGAAAGCCTACTCATAAAAAGATAGCGGAGTCAGCTGATATGACGAGCTTCATGTTTGACCAGATGGGTATTACGCCAAAATATTGA